Proteins from a single region of Hydra vulgaris chromosome 12, alternate assembly HydraT2T_AEP:
- the LOC100206613 gene encoding low-density lipoprotein receptor 2 isoform X3 encodes MKLVIAIFSLFCNFLIVKELVGEPESNCQDDYFKCSNLKCIPVHFKCDNSNDCGDNSDESDCKEKDVTCLPDKFKCLNGLECIDHHWICDNHSDCSDSSDEKNCSYSRVNITCTNDEYTCQNKRCIPSGWLCDKNNDCGDNSDELNCHNKTLHTPECSDGLWKCHSGECIKSKWKCDFKDDCTDKSDEIGCDLLLCDHNNFKCKHGEQCLLPKYRCDGLLDCTDGSDEDDCDTVSEICTTNHFKCSDNKTCIDWKNVCDKKSDCPNGEDESNSCYINECEHNNGHCNHICTNLKIGYVCSCKPGYTLSNDGRTCEDINECEIHGTCHQICHNTNGSYYCSCTENFVMQLDKVSCKTSVEGWIYFANRRDIRKFSLSGHEYDIAVNGLEGAVSIDFDVHNNFIYWTDVVQETINRAIIGSNQMRPEILVKNTHTSDGLAVDWLTGKLYWTDAGYKTIEVADLSGKNNADLVTIDLLEPRAISLDPFEGLIYWSDWGDSAVISRISMDGNKETRKSIVDKDIIWPNGLTLDLIQRKLYWICAKLKRLEVIDFDGKNRKLLRMLGEMHPFSLDGFQDQLYFSDWKISSIDSLSKYNLSQNFLPLKSGLFAPMDVKVFHPARQPLGVNPCDFNNTCSHLCLLGNDGKKRIISCKCPRGMYLNQTVCMGTPIIRTSINVLELTTQATTQKSTQKSTQITTLKVTQATAQAATQKKEKQSMSPALKFEKLKDKNVLITLPDAGPTLKTRFSKYKAAKISDGSYLAIFLSILVVIVIVLIFILIRRRREQNKSQVMYYKDMSTTPLEEDFYMENEEIDEKANIIYQDV; translated from the exons ATGAAGTTGGTAATTGCTATATTTTCTCTATTTTGTAACTTTCTGATTGTCAaag AGCTTGTTGGTGAACCTGAATCGAATTGCCAGgatgattattttaaatgttctaatTTAAAGTGCATTCCTGTTCATTTTAAATGCGATAACTCTAATGACTGCGGGGATAACAGCGATGAGTCTGATTGCAAAG aaaaagatgttACTTGCTTACCAGATAAGTTTAAGTGTTTGAATGGTTTGGAATGTATTGATCATCATTGGATTTGTGATAATCATAGTGATTGTAGTGACAGTAGCGATGAAAAGAATTGTTCTTATTCAA GAGTTAATATCACTTGTACTAATGATGAATATACGTGCCAAAATAAGCGTTGCATTCCAAGCGGTTGGCTATGTGATAAAAATAATGACTGTGGTGATAATTCTGATGAATTGAATTGTCACAATAAAACATTGCATACTCCTGAATGTAGTGATGGTTTATGGAAATGTCATTCTGGAGAATGTATTAAATCAAAATGGAAGTGTGATTTTAAAGATGATTGTACTGATAAGTCAGATGAAATTGGCTGtg attTATTGTTGTGTgatcataataattttaaatgtaaacatgGAGAGCAATGCTTATTGCCAAAATATAGATGTGATGGTTTACTTGATTGCACAGATGGCTCAGATGAAGATGATTGTG ataCTGTAAGTGAAATTTGCACTACAAACCATTTTAAATGTTCTGATAATAAGACTTGTATTGATTGGAAAAATGTATGTGACAAAAAAAGTGACTGTCCTAATGGTGAAGATGAATCAAATTCTTGCTATATTAATGAATGTGAGCATAACAATGGTCATTGCAACCATATTTGCACTAATTTGAAAATTGGTTATGTTTGTTCATGTAAAccag gttATACTTTATCTAATGATGGAAGAACGTGTGAAGATATTAATGAATGTGAAATACATGGTACATGTCATCAAATATGTCATAATACAAATGGAAGCTATTATTGTTCTTGTactgaaaattttgtaatgcaGCTAGACAAAGTTTCATGCAAAACTA GTGTTGAAGGCTggatttattttgcaaatagaAGAGATATTCGTAAATTTTCATTAAGTGGACATGAGTATGATATTGCAGTTAATGGTTTAGAGGGGGCTGTTAGCATTGATTTTGATgttcataataattttatttattggacTGATGTTGTCCAAGAAACAATCAACAGAGCTATCATTGGTTCAAATCAGATGAGGCCAGAAATTTTGGTTAAGAATACTCACACTTCAGATGGTTTGGCTGTTGATTGGCTAACAGGAAAGCTTTATTGGACAGATGCAGGATACAAAACTATTGAGGTTGCAGATCTAAGTGGGAAAAATAATGCTGATTTGGTCACCATTGATTTGTTGGAACCTAGGGCTATATCATTGGATCCATTTGAAGG GTTAATATACTGGAGTGACTGGGGTGATTCTGCCGTTATTTCTAGAATTTCTATGGACGGTAATAAGGAAACACGTAAAAGCATTGTTGATAAGGATATTATATGGCCAAATGGTCTAACTCTGGATCTGATTCAGCGTAAGTTATACTGGATTTGTGCAAAACTTAAAAGACTTGAAGTTATTGATTTTGATGGAAAGAATCGAAAACTGTTGAGAATGTTAG GTGAAATGCATCCGTTTTCATTGGATGGTTTTCAAgatcaattatatttttcagactGGAAAATTAGTAGTATAGACTCTTTATCAAAGTATAATTTATCTCAGAACTTTCTACCTTTGAAGTCTGGATTATTTGCTCCAATGGATGTAAAAGTTTTTCATCCAGCTAGACAACCTTTag GCGTAAATCCATGTGATTTCAACAACACATGCAGCCATTTATGTTTACTTGGAAATGATGGGAAAAAGCGTATTATTTCCTGCAAGTGTCCACGTGGCATGTATTTAAATCAAACGGTTTGCATGGGAACACCAATTATACGTACTTCTATTAATGTATTAGAATTAACTACTCAAGCAACCACTCAAAAGAGTACTCAAAAGAGTACTCAAATCACTACTCTAAAGGTTACCCAAGCAACTGCTCAGGCAGCtactcaaaaaaaagaaaaacaaagtatGTCACCTGCCTTAAAGTTCGaaaagttaaaagataaaaatgttttg ATAACTTTGCCAGACGCAGGACCAACTCTAAAAACTCGATTTTCAAAAT ataAAGCTGCAAAAATAAGCGATGGATCATACTTGGCAATTTTCTTATCGATTTTAGTTGTCATAGTAATCGTTCTTATATTTATTCTAATTCGGAGGCGTCgtgaacaaaataaaagtcaagtAATGTATTACAAAGACATGTCAACAACGCCGCTAGAAGAAgatttttatatggaaaacGAGGAAATAGACGAGAAAGCAAATATTATCTATCAAGATGTTTAA